A portion of the Meriones unguiculatus strain TT.TT164.6M chromosome 14, Bangor_MerUng_6.1, whole genome shotgun sequence genome contains these proteins:
- the LOC132647058 gene encoding olfactory receptor 2AT4-like produces MEKVACNASGDTQTVFYLTGIPSLQKSLFLPVFFIFLLLYLLILLGNTLILVAVVTELSLHKPMYFFLVNLSALDILFTTTTVPKMLSLFLLEDHFLSFPACFLQMYLFHSFSCSEAFILVVMAYDRYVAICRPLHYPVHMTPQTNTSLAASAWITALLLPIPAVTQTSQMAFDNITYICHCFCDHLAVVQASCSDTSHQTLMGFCIAMVVSFLPLLLVLLSYARILASVLRINSKEGRSKAFSTCSSHLLVVGTYYSSIAIAYVAYRADLPLDFHIMGNVVYAILTPVLNPLIYTLRNKDVKAAITKMTCHQDPKNIGKP; encoded by the coding sequence ATGGAGAAAGTAGCCTGTAATGCGTCAGGGGACACTCAGACTGTCTTCTACCTCACAGGCATCCCCTCTCTGCAAAaatccctcttccttcctgtcttcttcatctttctcctcctctaccTGCTCATCCTGCTGGGCAACACCCTGATCCTGGTGGCTGTGGTGACAGAGCTCAGCCTGCACAagcccatgtacttcttcctagTCAACCTCTCAGCTCTGGACATCCTTTTCACTACAACCACCGTCCCTAAGATGCTGTCCCTATTCCTGCTTGAGGACCACTTCCTCAGTTTCCCTGCCTGCTTCCTGCAGATGTATTTGTTCCACAGCTTCTCCTGCTCAGAAGCCTTCATCCTGGTGgtcatggcctatgaccgctacgTGGCTATCTGCCGTCCTCTGCACTATCCTGTCCACATGACCCCACAGACCAACACTTCCCTGGCAGCCAGTGCTTGGATCACTGCCCTCCTCCTGCCCATCCCAGCAGTGACACAGACCTCTCAGATGGCATTTGACAATATCACCTACATCTGCCACTGCTTCTGTGACCACCTGGCTGTGGTGCAGGCCTCCTGCTCAGACACCAGTCACCAGACTCTGATGGGCTTCTGCATTGCCATGGTGgtgtccttcctccccctcctcctggtGCTTCTCTCCTATGCCCGCATCCTGGCCTCAGTGCTTCGTATCAACTCCAAGGAAGGGCGTTCCAAAGCCTTCTCCACCTGCAGCTCCCACCTCCTGGTAGTGGGCACCTACTACTCCTCCATTGCCATAGCCTATGTGGCCTACAGGGCTGACCTGCCGCTGGACTTCCACATCATGGGTAATGTGGTATATGCTATCCTCACACCTGTCCTCAATCCTCTCATCTACACTCTGAGGAACAAGGATGTCAAGGCAGCCATCACTAAAATGACATGTCATCAGGATCCAAAGAATATTGGGAAACCCTAA